One Desulfobulbus propionicus DSM 2032 DNA segment encodes these proteins:
- a CDS encoding hybrid sensor histidine kinase/response regulator → MTSPVLVFLCALLAVYALATVVYYFAVLRPRLRRPRAAAAISSDGVETADRAAFEREQTQTLGPEVGRALEEWRYTFDAIVDPVLILNTELQIVKANKAARQLLSVNGAAIEGKTCHRLFAGLDTVCPLCPAQTVQHERKPHRQEITQRYLGRTFAVSCSPLFHADRIVGFIYSAKDISVQRNLEKRLVHAHKLESIATLAGGIAHDFNNILGAILGNADLLLYRLPDKEGRGESSMGPPITYEEIGEHVQAMRRAGNRAKDLVAQILAFSRQSTNQRRGLLIAPVIKESCRLLRASLPATIELKVEIADTVGMIYADPGQMQQVVMHLCTNAAQSLENKTGTIEVSLREIETGRAEQLRYHDLMPGRYVVLTVRDTGKGMPPEMLERIFDPFYTTREVGEGSGMGLAVLHGIIVSHDGVIDVKSEVGKGSVFSVFFPRLQDVAGEEGEQTVAMPRGTETILFVDDEEDIVSMRTRMLSYLGYRVLPATSPEQALGYFTRGEERIDLLITDHTMPRMTGLQLAAEINALYPDLPIILCSGYSEAVTLEEALEAGVRRFLAKPVDMRLLALAIRELLPNRDGGKP, encoded by the coding sequence GTGACCAGTCCCGTGCTTGTTTTTCTGTGCGCATTGCTCGCCGTGTATGCCCTGGCCACGGTGGTCTATTACTTCGCAGTCCTGCGCCCCCGCCTGCGTCGACCCCGGGCCGCAGCGGCAATCTCCTCGGACGGCGTCGAGACGGCGGATCGGGCGGCGTTCGAGCGCGAGCAAACGCAGACCCTCGGCCCGGAAGTGGGCCGCGCCCTCGAAGAATGGCGCTATACCTTCGATGCCATTGTCGATCCCGTCCTCATTCTCAATACCGAGCTGCAGATCGTCAAGGCCAACAAAGCCGCCAGGCAACTGCTCTCGGTCAACGGTGCGGCCATCGAGGGCAAGACCTGCCATCGGCTGTTCGCCGGGTTGGACACCGTCTGCCCGCTGTGCCCGGCGCAGACCGTGCAGCACGAACGCAAACCGCACCGGCAGGAAATCACCCAGCGCTATCTCGGCCGGACCTTTGCCGTCTCCTGTTCTCCCCTGTTCCATGCGGACCGGATTGTCGGCTTTATTTATTCGGCCAAGGATATCAGCGTGCAGCGCAACCTGGAAAAACGTCTGGTGCATGCGCACAAGTTGGAATCCATCGCCACGCTTGCCGGTGGTATTGCTCATGATTTCAACAATATCCTCGGGGCCATCCTCGGCAATGCCGATCTGCTCCTGTATCGCCTGCCGGACAAGGAAGGAAGAGGCGAATCATCGATGGGGCCGCCCATCACCTACGAGGAGATCGGCGAGCATGTCCAGGCGATGCGCAGGGCCGGCAACCGGGCCAAGGATTTGGTCGCCCAGATCCTTGCCTTCAGCCGTCAGTCGACCAACCAGCGGCGCGGCCTGCTGATCGCTCCGGTGATCAAGGAATCCTGCCGCCTGTTGCGTGCCTCCCTGCCGGCAACCATTGAACTCAAGGTGGAAATCGCCGATACTGTGGGCATGATCTACGCCGATCCGGGACAGATGCAACAGGTGGTCATGCACCTGTGCACCAATGCCGCTCAGTCGCTGGAGAACAAGACGGGGACGATTGAAGTTTCTTTGCGGGAGATCGAAACCGGAAGGGCGGAACAGCTCCGCTACCACGATTTGATGCCGGGACGATATGTTGTCCTGACGGTCAGGGACACCGGCAAGGGCATGCCGCCGGAGATGCTGGAGCGGATCTTTGATCCTTTTTACACCACCCGCGAGGTGGGCGAGGGGTCGGGCATGGGGCTGGCCGTGCTTCATGGCATCATTGTTTCCCATGACGGGGTGATCGACGTCAAGTCAGAGGTGGGCAAGGGGTCGGTGTTTAGCGTCTTTTTCCCGCGGTTGCAGGACGTGGCGGGCGAGGAGGGAGAGCAGACAGTCGCCATGCCTCGCGGCACGGAAACCATCCTCTTTGTCGACGACGAGGAAGATATCGTCAGCATGCGCACCCGAATGCTTTCCTATCTGGGGTACCGCGTGCTGCCGGCAACCAGCCCGGAGCAGGCCCTGGGGTATTTCACCAGGGGCGAGGAACGTATCGATCTGTTGATCACCGATCATACCATGCCGAGGATGACCGGACTGCAGCTGGCGGCGGAAATCAATGCCCTGTATCCGGATTTGCCGATCATCCTCTGCTCGGGGTATAGTGAAGCGGTGACCCTGGAAGAAGCATTGGAGGCCGGGGTTCGCCGTTTCTTGGCCAAGCCGGTGGACATGCGGCTGCTGGCCCTG